In Gigantopelta aegis isolate Gae_Host chromosome 6, Gae_host_genome, whole genome shotgun sequence, the following are encoded in one genomic region:
- the LOC121375759 gene encoding kynurenine/alpha-aminoadipate aminotransferase, mitochondrial-like → MMNDGTTLDISEPEMKATLQYGSVAGNQELRHWLIDLQHRLHSPPLLESGNELNTTDLIMTTGCTEGIEKVLEAVMEEGDMILTETFTYPCLFNLITPLGVKAVPVRSDDEGMLPSALDNVLSTWREQTSGRRPKVLYCIPSAANPTGVTWSMARKKDIYNVARHYGLLILEDDPYYMMQFSRPRVPSFLSLDTDGRVIRLDTFSKILSAGIRLGFMTGPKQILERVQLHMEVSSVHGGNLAQIMILKVLQQMHYEGFMAHGDTVSDFYQERCEKALKLTKKHLTGLAEWRVPHGGIFLWLRMLGSSNSTEVIRKAHEKGATFTDGAFFMKEGKPCEYIRMSYSLIDDQDMETAVKILASVLREEGNQDGQENPENKDLHD, encoded by the exons ATGATGAA TGATGGCACAACGCTGGATATATCTGAACCTGAAATGAAGGCAACTTTACAGTATGGCTCAGTAGCTGG TAACCAAGAGTTACGACACTGGCTGATTGACTTGCAGCACCGCCTACACAGCCCACCACTCCTGGAGAGTGGAAACGAGCTGAACACCACTGATCTCATCATGACAACAGGATGCACAGAGGGAATAGAAAAG GTTTTGGAGGCTGTAATGGAGGAAGGGGATATGATTCTTACAGAAACATTCACATACCCGTGTCTTTTTAATTTG aTAACCCCGCTGGGAGTTAAAGCAGTGCCTGTGAGATCGGACGATGAGGGGATGCTGCCGTCTGCCCTGGACAATGTTTTGTCTACGTGGAGAGAGCAGACATCTGGACGGCGGCCCAAGGTTTTGTACTGTATTCCGTCTGCTGCAAACCCCACCGGCGTCACCTGGAGCATGGCAAGGAAGAAGGACATCTACAACGTAGCCAGACATTATGGACTCCTGATTCTGGAGGACGATCCTTATTACATGATGCAGTTTTCTAGA CCAAGAGTACCAAGTTTTCTCTCTCTGGATACAGATGGCAGAGTAATTCGCcttgatacattttcaaagattttatCAGCTGG AATCAGACTGGGCTTTATGACTGGGCCAAAACAAATTCTTGAAAGAGTTCAGCTTCATATGGAGGTTTCCTCAGTCCATGGTGGAAACCTGGCACAG ataatgattttaaaagtgTTGCAGCAGATGCACTATGAGGGGTTCATGGCACATGGAGATACTGTGTCGGACTTCTACCAGGAAAGATGTGAGAAGGCTCTAAAACTTACTAAGAAGCACCTTACAG gTCTGGCAGAATGGCGGGTCCCTCATGGTGGAATATTTCTATGGCTTCGCATGCTTGGTTCCAGTAACAGCACTGAAGTTATCAGGAAAGCGCATGAGAAAGGTGCTACATTCACTGATGGGGCATTCTTCATGAAAGAGGGAAAACCGTGTGAATATATCAGAATGTCATACTCCCTGATCGACGACCAAGACATGGAAACG GCTGTAAAGATATTGGCCTCTGTTCTCCGGGAAGAAGGAAATCAAGATGGTCAAGAAAACCCAGAAAATAAAGATCTACATGACTGA